One Manihot esculenta cultivar AM560-2 chromosome 6, M.esculenta_v8, whole genome shotgun sequence DNA segment encodes these proteins:
- the LOC110618261 gene encoding probable LRR receptor-like serine/threonine-protein kinase At5g10290, translated as MNLAVFLFFFFIFMSKETRVSANSELRALMDMKASLDPEDKYLSSWTINGNPCDGYFEGVACNDEGQVANVSLQGKGLNGKLSPAITGLKHLTGLYLHYNSLYGEIPKEIANLKVLTDLYLNVNNLTGEIPPEIGSMENLQVLQLCYNQFTGSIPTQLGSLKKLNVLALQSNQLTGAIPASLGDMSVLMRLDLSFNSLFGSIPTKLADGPLLEVLDVRNNSLSGNVPLALKRLSEGFLYQNNLGLCGSGFMNLKACNVSDSINPSRPEPFGPGSTGLSTREIPETANLQLPCNQTYCSSKSRSHHQASVVVGTVIVTVALSAIGILTFTQYRRRKQKLGSSLEISDSRLSTDQAKGVCRKNGSPLISLEYSNGWDPLADGKNLSGHAQDVFQSFMFNLNEVETATQYFSEVNLLGKSNYSATYKGILRDGSVVAIKSINKTSCKSEEAEFLKGLNILTSLRHENLVRLRGFCCSKGRGECFLIYDFVPNGNLLQYLDVKDGDGCVLEWSTRVSIVKGIAKGIEYLHGYKVNKPALIHQNITAEKVLLDQRCYPLLADSGLQNLLTNDIVFSALKASAAMGYLAPEYATTGRFTDKSDVYAFGVIVFQVLSGKREVTNLVRLGGDSCRFQDYIDPSLHGRFFEYEAAKLARIAWLCTHESPIERPSMEAIVQELGNCSSCL; from the exons ATGAATCTTGcggtttttctcttctttttcttcattttcatgTCCAAGGAAACTCGGGTCAGTGCAAACTCCGAGCTTAGAGCGCTCATGGACATGAAAGCTTCCTTGGACCCCGAGGACAAGTACCTCTCTTCATGGACCATTAATGGCAACCCTTGTGATGGTTACTTTGAGGGTGTAGCCTGCAACGACGAGGGTCAAGTGGCTAACGTTTCCTTGCAGGGAAAGGGTCTCAATGGTAAGCTATCTCCTGCTATTACTGGGTTAAAGCACTTGACAGGCCTCTACTTGCATTATAACTCTCTGTATGGGGAGATACCCAAGGAAATAGCGAACTTGAAGGTGCTTACTGACTTGTACTTGAATGTGAATAATCTCACCGGTGAAATACCTCCTGAGATCGGAAGCATGGAGAATTTGCAAG TTTTGCAGCTTTGTTATAACCAGTTTACCGGAAGCATACCTACCCAGTTGGGGTCTTTGAAGAAACTTAATGTTCTTGCTCTGCAATCTAATCAACTCACTGGTGCAATCCCTGCAAGTTTAGGTGATATGAGCGTGTTAATGCGACTAGACTTAAGTTTCAATAGCTTATTTGGTTCGATTCCCACCAAACTAGCAGATGGTCCGCTGCTTGAAGTCCTGGATGTCCGGAACAACTCTCTCTCCGGCAACGTACCACTGG CTCTGAAGAGACTGAGTGAAGGGTTCTTATACCAAAACAACCTGGGATTATGTGGGTCTGGTTTTATGAATTTGAAAGCCTGCAATGTTTCAGATAGTATTAATCCGAGCAGACCTGAACCCTTTGGACCAGGTTCCACTGGTTTGTCAACAAGGGAGATTCCTGAAACCGCAAATTTGCAGCTGCCTTGCAACCAAACCTACTGCTCAAGTAAATCAAGATCCCATCACCAGGCTTCAGTTGTTGTTGGCACAGTAATCGTAACTGTTGCATTGTCAGCTATAGGTATCCTGACATTTACTCAGTATCGTCGCAGAAAGCAGAAGCTTGGTAGCTCTTTGGAAATTTCTGATAGTCGTCTAAGTACAGATCAGGCCAAGGGGGTTTGCAGGAAGAATGGCTCTCCACTAATCAGTCTTGAGTATTCTAATGGATGGGATCCTCTAGCTGATGGTAAGAATCTCAGCGGGCATGCACAAGATGTCTTCCAGAGCTTCATGTTCAACTTGAATGAGGTGGAGACGGCCACACAGTATTTCTCAGAAGTGAATTTGTTGGGTAAGAGTAACTATTCTGCAACATACAAGGGGATTTTGAGAGATGGCTCTGTTGTTGCTATCAAGAGCATTAATAAAACTAGTTGCAAGTCAGAGGAAGCTGAATTCTTGAAGGGATTGAATATTTTGACCTCGCTGAGGCATGAGAATTTAGTGAGGTTGAGAGGATTTTGTTGTTCAAAGGGCCGTGGGGAGTGCTTTCTCATTTATGATTTTGTTCCCAATGGTAATTTGCTGCAGTACCTTGACGTGAAGGATGGTGATGGCTGTGTGCTTGAATGGTCCACCAGAGTTTCTATTGTGAAGGGGATCGCTAAAG GGATAGAGTATTTGCATGGGTACAAAGTGAACAAGCCTGCTTTGATTCACCAAAACATTACTGCTGAGAAGGTGCTTCTAGACCAGCGGTGCTATCCATTGCTTGCAGATTCTGGCTTACAGAACCTTCTTACAAATGACATTGTATTCTCAGCACTCAAGGCCAGTGCTGCAATGGGTTACCTAGCTCCTGAGTATGCAACAACTGGCCGATTCACAGACAAAAGTGATGTATATGCATTTGGGGTTATTGTTTTCCAAGTTCTCTCGGGGAAGCGAGAAGTTACAAACTTAGTACGTCTAGGAGGTGATTCTTGCAGATTCCAAGATTACATTGACCCTAGTCTGCATGGGAGGTTCTTTGAATATGAAGCAGCTAAGCTTGCAAGGATTGCCTGGCTTTGCACTCATGAATCTCCAA